The Sphingosinicellaceae bacterium genome includes the window CGCTCCGGTGCCGGCAAACACATCCGCCACGCGCAGGCCCTCGAAGCTGCCGAGGCGGCTGGTCAGCATCGAAAACAACGCCTCGCGGACCCGGTCGGCGGTGGGGCGGGTGGCGTCACCCGCAGGCGCGACGATCGCCCGGCCGCGCCATTTGCCCGCGATGATCCTCAAGTCCGGTCGGAGCTCTTGCCCAGACTCTTGCGGAGCGTGGCGATGGCATCGGCCGGGATCTCGTCGGCATCGCGCGGCGCCAGTTCGCCGAGCTCGAACGGCCCGTAGGCGGTTCGGATCAGGCGCGACACCTGCAGGCCGAGGAATTCGAGGACGCGGCGGATTTCGCGGTTCTTGCCCTCGGTCAGGCGCATCGTCAGCCACAGGTTCGCGCCGGTGCGGCGCTCGATGTCGGCATCGATCGGGCCGTAGCGCATGCCGTCGATGGTGATGCCCTCGATCAGCGATTCCAGCGCATTCTGGGAAATCTCGCCATAAGCGCGCACCCGGTAGCGGCGCGACACGGCGTTGACCGGCAGTTCGAGTGCGCGCTTCAGGCCACCGTCGGTGGTCATCAGCAGCAACCCTTCGGTGTTCATGTCGAGGCGGCCGACCGGGACCAACCGGGGCAGGCCCGGGGGCAGGGCATCGAAGATCGTCGGGCGGCCCCCGGGGTCGCGCGCGGTAGTCAGGAAGCCAGCCGGCTTGTGGAAGCGGAACAGGCGCGCGGCCTCGATCGGCTGGACTTCGCGGCCCTCGACGGTGATGCCGTCGAGCGTCGTGACGATGGTCGCCGGCGTCTCGAGGACCTTGCCGTGGAGGGAGATCTTGCCCTCCTCGATCATCCGCTCGATGTCGCGGCGGGAGCCGACGCCGGCGCGTGCGAGCAGCTTGGCGATGCGCTGGGGCTCGGCCTCGCCGGGCTTGAGGCCGGCGGCGGCGGTCGCGGCACGGACCTGGCCGCGGGCGCGGCGACCGGTCGGCATGTTGGGGTCGCGCGCGGCGGGCACCTTGGGCAGGCGGCCACCGGGAATGTGGCGGCGGACGTCGCGGGCATTGGTGCTGAGCTCGTTGAGTTCCAGGGCGCGGCCGAAGCGGGGTCCGGTCGCGGCTGGACGGCGGCGGTCACCGGCTGCTCCGGCTGCAGGGCGCGGGCCGAACGAGTTCGCGGGCGGGCGACCGCCTCCCGTGTTGGCGGGCGGGCGGCTGCCGCCGGCGCTGGCGGGAGAGCGCGCGCCGGGCGACTTGGCGGGGGGGCGGCCGGCGGGCGGGCGGGCTGGCGGGCGGTCCGAGCCGCGGCCGCCGGGTGGCCCGTCGGAGCCGCGGCCGCCGCTGCCGGGAGTACGTGGTGGTCTCATGCCATTGCCTTGGCGACATGAACGCAAAATGGCAAGTCGCGGCGTTGATTGTCATTCCGGCGAACGCCAGAACCCAGTTGCGCCAGGAGCTTGGAAATCGGAGCGCTGGGGCCAGCTGGGTTCCGGCATTCGCCCGAATGACAAGGGGGTCCTAGGCCGTTTCCACCGTTCCGATGACCAAGGGCAGCCATAACAACAGCTTGGTGCCCGACCCTAGCGCGCTCTCGTAACTGAAATTGGCGTTCAGGGCCTCGGCGCGCGCGGCGATATTGGCGAGGCCGCGGCCCTGGCGGCCCGATCCGTCGAAGCCGCAGCCATCGTCGGCGATGGTCACCAGCACGCCGTCAACGCCGTTGCGCGCGGCTCCGACGCAGTCGACCTCGACCTTGCTGGCCCCGGCGTGCTTGAGGACGTTGCCGATGCCCTCCTGCAGGATGCGCAGGATGTGGAGTGCGCCGACCGCGTCGAGCCACGGCAGCGGGGGCGCGAGCATGGTCTTCCAGACGAAGACCAGCCCCGCGTCGCCGAGTTCCCGGTCCATGCGGTGGCGCAGGCTGGCGAGCAGCATGACGACGTCGCCGTTGATCGGCTCCAGCGAGTCGACGCCGATGCGCAGGTCGGAGATCGAGCGCTGCAGCGTCGCGATGGTGTTGGGCGATTGGCGCTCGCGCTGTGCCACCGCCAGCGCGGTGATCAGGCTGGAGCCGATGCCGTCGTGGATCTCGCGCATCATGCGCTCGCGCTCGAGGTCGACGGCGTTGCCACCCTCCAGCCGGCGGCGCGCGGCCTCGCTCTGGCCGAGTTTCTCGGTGGCGTCGCGGACGCGGAGTTCGAGGGTCTCGTTGACGTCCTCGACCGCGGCCAGCGCGACCAGCACGCGTTTGCCGATGGCGAAGCCGAAGGCCAGGAACACCAGCAGCCCGCCATAGGGCTGGAGCTGGAAGGTGACGCCGCGCCACGTCGTCGAGAGCAGGATAAGGTCGGGGAAGCCGAACGCCGTCGACACGGTCATCGCGCTGAACATCGCGACGTTCTCGATACTCGGTGAGCGACGGATCGCGCCGCCGAGCAGGTACAGCGTCGCGAACGCCAACGGCCACATGATCAGGTAGCTCGGGGCCGGGTTGTTGCCGGTCGCGATCAGCCCGTGGCGAATGGCGATCGCGCCCGCGCAGACTGCCGCGGAGGCCAGGATGATGCGCCGGCGGTGGGGAACGTCGAGGAAGGTCGCGGCGAAACCGAACGCCGCCCAGAACACCGCGAACATCGAGTCGGCGTTGAGGGTCCAGAACACGCCGTCGTCGAACGGCACCGAGTCAGCGAAATACTGGAGGTTCCAGAAGCACCAGAACAGCCCGACCAGCGCCAGCCAGCCGAACACGCGCTCGGTGGGGCGCGAGATCCAGAACAGCAAGGCTCCCAGCGACAGCACCGCGATGACCCCGGAGATCAGCTCCGGCCCGGCAACATTGAGGAACCAGCGCAGCCGGTATTCCTCGCGAAGCTGCTGGTCGCTGCCGACGAGCATGCGGCCGACCGTGGTCGAGCGGCCGTTGTCGGCCTCGACCCGCATGGTGATTTCGTTGACCGGGGCCGCAGCAGCGTCGTCGGCAGACCGATGAACACCGGCCGGTGCCAGCCGAACGAGCGATCGGCCTCGTTGGCGTTGCTGCGGAAGATCTCGGTGCCGTTCAGGAAGACCGTGTAGCGCTCGCGGACGCGGTCACTGAACAGCGCCAGCGGTGCGTTGCCGGGCGGCCGTTCGAAGGGCAGGCGGACCCACGCCGAGGTGCCGCGCGCGTGGCCCGCCGCGCGCCCCCAGGTCATCGGCACCGTCACCGGCTGCCACCCTGAAAGCGGGATCGTCGCGGCAGCGGAGCGCGTCATCACGCCCCGATCGAGCTCGACCGGCTCGGCCGCCCGCGCCGCAGCGATGGCGATCAGCCCGGCCAGCAGCAGCAGCCCCGCGCCGATCATCCGCCATCGCCCCGGCACCGCCTAGTGCACGCCCATGATGCCGCGGCTCGACGCCTCGAATACCGCCTCCGAGCGCGAATTGACCTCGAGCTTGCGGTACAGGTTCTTGACGTGGGTACCGACGGTCTGCGGCGACAGCGTCAGCAACCCGGCGATCTCGGCATAGCTGAAGCCGCGCGCGAGAAGCCCCAGCACTTCGGCCTCGCGCGGCGACAGGCCCTCGCCCTCCGACACGCCCTTGCCGGTTCGCGACGGCTGCAGCTGCTGCAGCAATTGCCGCGCGATGATCGGGCTGATCGGCGAGCCGCCGCGGCGGATCTCGCGGATGCCGGCGACACAGTCGTCGAAGCGCTCGTCCTTGAGGATATAGCCGCGCGCGCCCGCCTTGATGCTGGCCAGCACATTGGCCTGGTCGGCGAAGATCGTGATCACGATGATGTCGG containing:
- a CDS encoding pseudouridine synthase encodes the protein MRPPRTPGSGGRGSDGPPGGRGSDRPPARPPAGRPPAKSPGARSPASAGGSRPPANTGGGRPPANSFGPRPAAGAAGDRRRPAATGPRFGRALELNELSTNARDVRRHIPGGRLPKVPAARDPNMPTGRRARGQVRAATAAAGLKPGEAEPQRIAKLLARAGVGSRRDIERMIEEGKISLHGKVLETPATIVTTLDGITVEGREVQPIEAARLFRFHKPAGFLTTARDPGGRPTIFDALPPGLPRLVPVGRLDMNTEGLLLMTTDGGLKRALELPVNAVSRRYRVRAYGEISQNALESLIEGITIDGMRYGPIDADIERRTGANLWLTMRLTEGKNREIRRVLEFLGLQVSRLIRTAYGPFELGELAPRDADEIPADAIATLRKSLGKSSDRT
- a CDS encoding response regulator transcription factor, whose translation is MNDMIRVAIIEDDPVTVEMLTSAIAAADDITVVAVARSTQSGLLLVKEGGFDVLLCDLGLPDGTGITLIAETSRRYPDTDIIVITIFADQANVLASIKAGARGYILKDERFDDCVAGIREIRRGGSPISPIIARQLLQQLQPSRTGKGVSEGEGLSPREAEVLGLLARGFSYAEIAGLLTLSPQTVGTHVKNLYRKLEVNSRSEAVFEASSRGIMGVH